In Canis lupus familiaris isolate Mischka breed German Shepherd chromosome 9, alternate assembly UU_Cfam_GSD_1.0, whole genome shotgun sequence, a single window of DNA contains:
- the CCL23 gene encoding C-C motif chemokine 15 isoform X2 encodes MKIFIAALSFFLLATALGSQIQDLHESMVAKQQHEPLIQLEGIHRPADCCPNLTPRKIRCENMQDFFKTSSGCSRPGIIFRTKKGRLVCANPYDLEVQNCMRSLLMSGKEALLEEMRY; translated from the exons ATGAAGATCTTCATAGCtgccctctccttcttccttcttgctACTGCCCTTGGGTCCCAGATCCAGGACCTTCATG AATCCATGGTGGCGAAACAACAGCATGAACCCTTAATACAGCTGGAAG GCATTCACCGTCCCGCTGACTGCTGCCCCAATCTCACCCCACGAAAAATCCGATGTGAAAACATGCAAGATTTTTTCAAAACAAGCAGTGGGTGCTCCCGGCCAGGTATCAT CTTCCGTACCAAGAAGGGGCGGCTTGTCTGTGCTAACCCCTATGATTTGGAAGTTCAGAACTGCATGAGGTCCCTGCTGATGTCAGGAAAAGAAGCCTTGCTTGAAGAGATGAGATACTAG
- the CCL23 gene encoding C-C motif chemokine 23 isoform X1, with protein MKIFIAALSFFLLATALGSQIQDLHESMVAKQQHEPLIQLEAGIHRPADCCPNLTPRKIRCENMQDFFKTSSGCSRPGIIFRTKKGRLVCANPYDLEVQNCMRSLLMSGKEALLEEMRY; from the exons ATGAAGATCTTCATAGCtgccctctccttcttccttcttgctACTGCCCTTGGGTCCCAGATCCAGGACCTTCATG AATCCATGGTGGCGAAACAACAGCATGAACCCTTAATACAGCTGGAAG CAGGCATTCACCGTCCCGCTGACTGCTGCCCCAATCTCACCCCACGAAAAATCCGATGTGAAAACATGCAAGATTTTTTCAAAACAAGCAGTGGGTGCTCCCGGCCAGGTATCAT CTTCCGTACCAAGAAGGGGCGGCTTGTCTGTGCTAACCCCTATGATTTGGAAGTTCAGAACTGCATGAGGTCCCTGCTGATGTCAGGAAAAGAAGCCTTGCTTGAAGAGATGAGATACTAG
- the CCL14 gene encoding C-C motif chemokine 14, protein MIISQYLLSPGASEAPTRPALHLQQLPTRRIKLSLIRRMKVSVATISLFLLIIITCTLESKTELSSRGPYHPAECCFRYITRAIPRHRITDYFETSSQCSRAGIIFITKNGHSICANPSDDWVQDYIKDLRRNE, encoded by the exons ATGATCATTTCTCAATACCTCCTCAGCCCAGGAGCCTCAGAAGCCCCTACGAGGCCAGCTCTCCATCTACAGCAGCTCCCCACCAGGAGGATAAAGCTCTCCCTCATCAGGAGGATGAAAGTCTCTGTGGCTactatctccctcttcctcctcatcatcatcacctgCACCCTGGAGTCCAAAACTGAATTATCCTCAC GAGGACCTTACCATCCAGCTGAGTGCTGCTTCAGGTACATTACCCGAGCAATCCCACGTCACCGGATCACAGATTATTTTGAGACCAGCAGCCAGTGCTCCAGGGCTGGAATTAT CTTCATCACCAAAAATGGCCATTCCATATGTGCCAACCCCAGTGATGACTGGGTCCAGGACTACATCAAGGACTTGAGGAGAAATGAGTGA
- the CCL16 gene encoding C-C motif chemokine 16 gives MLRVQRAVKSEWMTSLAWKLKGPPERMKFSMTAFLLLIFILILTTPALHGQSKIPESLNNSPTCCLRHHEKVLPKKLVAGYRKALNCYLPAIIFVTKKNRDICSNPQDKWVQEYIKDPKIPLLPPRNMARAKSIRS, from the exons ATGCTCAGAGTCCAGAGAGCTGTGAAGTCAGAGTGGATGACCAGCCTTGCCTGGAAGCTGAAGGGCCCCCCTGAGAGAATGAAGTTCTCCATGACTGCCTTCTTGCTCCTCatcttcatcctcatcctcaccacTCCTGCTTTGCATGGCCAGTCAA AAATTCCTGAATCGCTTAACAACTCTCCCACCTGCTGCCTGAGGCATCATGAGAAAGTTTTGCCAAAGAAACTGGTGGCGGGATACAGAAAGGCCCTCAACTGCTACCTGCCGGCAATCAT CTTTGTCACCAAAAAGAACCGAGACATCTGCTCCAACCCTCAAGACAAATGGGTCCAAGAGTACATCAAGGATCCCAAAATACCTTTGCTGCCTCCCAGAAACATGGCCAGGGCTAAAAGCATTAGGTCATAG